Within the Hypericibacter adhaerens genome, the region ATGGGCGTCGAGCGGCGTGAGCTTGCCTTCTGGATCGTTCGTGTAGTCCGGAAGGTCGTGCTCCGTGGTGCCCTGCATCGGCGCGCCGGTCGCCTTGTGGCGACCGATGATGGCCTGCTGCTCCTGCAGGGGCGTGCGGTCCCAGCGCTCGACGAAGTTGCGGATGATGCGCACCGCCTGGTAGGTGCCGTGGGTCGCCCAGCCGGGCTCGTCGCTGTCGGGCTGTACCCAGACGATGCGTTCCATCATATCGGTGTCGTGCGGGCTCGGATTGGCCGAGCCGTCGCGGAACCCGAGGAAATTGCGGGCGCTCTCCGGCGGCACGCCAGGCTTCACCAGGATGGGCGGCACCGAGCCTTCCTGCTTCCAGCGCAGCAGCAGCAGATCCGGCAGCTTCTTCACGATGTCGCGCAGCGCATGGATGTTGGTATCGGGCGTGTTCGAGCTGAACTGCAGCGAGAGATCGCCGTGGCAGAGCGACGGCTCGAGCGCGTCGTTGCGGAAGCTCGTCATGCGGATGAGACGCGCCGGCTTGTGCGGCTTGAGCCCGTAGCGCTCGTCGAACAGCGATGCGCCGATCGAAGCCGTGATCGTGAGGTTGTCCGGCGTCACCACCGGCCCCAGGATGCCGTTATCGGCCGGCGGCAGCTTCGGATCGAGCTGGGGCGGCTCGCCGCCCTGGGTGAGGAAGGCGATCCGCTCGGTCAGGATCTGGAACATCCGCACCAGATCGGCCGGCGTCTTGGCGAGCACGTCGAAGCTCGCCACCATGCCCGCTGCCGGACGCGGCGTGACGATCCCCGCCTGGCGCAGGCCGTAGAAAGGCTGGCGCTCCAGCGCCTTGTCGGAGACCGGCGCGTTGGTGACGCTTTCATTGTCGGCCTGCGCCGGCGCGCCGGCGACGAGGCTGCCGGTGAGCGCGCCGCCCGCGGCTCCCAGCCCGATCAGGACGCGACGCCGGCTTGTCGCGGTGGAATCGATCGATGCCGGCTCATTCGGTTTGCGGTCTTTCATCGTCCCCTCCCAGGGCTCATTCAAGACCCAGTGCGGCGTTGAGCTTGGTGATCTCGGTGGAAAGCGAAGCGAACTGATCGGCGAGCGCCTTGCGGTCCGCCTCGCCCAGGCGGTCGTAGGACAGGTACTGATCCTGCGGCTTGAAGCCGGCGAGCTTGGCCGAAGTCGCCTCGAACGCGGCGTCGAGGCTCTTGGCCAGATCGGGATTGGCCTTCTCGGTCAACGGGCGCAGCAGCGTGACGATCTTGCGGCTGCCTTCGAGGCTGGCCTGGAAGTCCGCGAGGTCGCCGTGGCTGTAGCGATCCTCGTCGCCGGTGGCGGCGCTGTCGGCGACCTTGGTCAGGAGCCGCGCGGCGCTGTCCGCCATCTTCTCGGGCGGAACCTGCAGCCCGCGGACCCGCTGCTGCAGGGCGGTGACGTCGGCCAAGAGCTTGTCGGCCACGGGTGCCAGGCCTTCGGCGCTGTTGCGGGCGAAGAGCCCGTATTCGAGACGGTGGAAGCCGCCGAAGGCGGGGTCCTCCTCCTGCTTCTCGAAATAGGTCGCGCGCGCATTGATGGCGGTGTCGAGATCGGCGAAGCGGTCGGCCACCGGCTCGAGATGCTTGTAGGCGGTGTGGGCCGGCCCATAGAGCGTCTTGGCCAGCTCGACATCGCCGGCCTTGACCGCGTCGGTGAATTGCTGAGTCGCCGTCACCAGCGCGCCCGCTTCCATGACGAGGAAGACCTTGTATTCGGCCAGCGGGCCGATGAAGGCGGTCATCGAGGGCTTGGCGGCCTCGGCGGCGGAGGCGGCCGAGGGCGTCACATGGAGCTTGCCGCGCGGATTGCTCAGCAGACCGCAGGTGATGTCGTAGTCGCCGGGCGCCAGCTTGGTCGTCATGGTCCGGCTCAGGCCCGGCGTGATGTTCTCGCGCTCCTCGACCACATAGACGCCGTCGAGGATCTCCCACTCGACGGTGCGGCTCGAGTTGTTGACGATCGTGAAGGTGCTGGGCCCGGCCGCGACCGTGATCTCGTTGGGATCGCAGGTCGCGTCGGTGATGGTGACGGTCAGGGCGCCTTCCGCGGTTCCCGTCTGGGCGCGCTTCGCCCCTTCCGAGGCGAAGTAGAAGGCGGCACCGGCGACGATCACCAGGAGCGCTGCGCCCGCGATCGCGAGCCTCATCAGCGCCGGTGCGGGGCGGCCGGGTTGGGCGGAGGGAGGATTTGACGCCATGATAAAGGGGCTCGTGATCGCCGTCAGCGATTCGGCTGGTTGCTGGGAATGACGGCGGGACGGGCCATCGGGGGCGCAAGGAACAGGAAGAGCGTGACCGCCAGGAACAGGACATAGGCGACGACGGCACCCAAGCTGGGCGCGTCCTGGTAGCCGAAGAAGCCGGCGAAGACCGTGCCGACCGGGCTGTCCATCGGCAGCGTGCCGCTCAGATCGAAGACGACCGTCTGGAGATGGTTCCAGATGCCCGCTTCATGCAGCGAGCGCAGCGCGCCGGCGAGGATGCCGGCCGCGACCACGAGCACGAAGACGCCGGTCCAGCGGAAGAAGCGGCGCAGATTGAGCTTCACGCCGCCGACATAGATGCCGTAGCCGAGCAGCACCGCGACCAGGACGCCGAGCAGCGCGCCCAGGGGCGCGCCGCTGCCCGTGCTCTGCTGGAAGATCGCCAGCAGGAAGAAAACCGATTCCACGCCCTCGCGCGCGACCGCGAAGAAGATCATGGCGATGAGCGCCCAGGCCTGGCCGCTGGAATGCGCGAGCGCCGCATCGACCGAGGCGTGGAGCGAGGCCTTGATCGAGCGCGAGACCTTGCGCATCCAGAACACCATCGAGGTGAGCACCGCCACCGCGACGAAGCCGATGATCGCCTCGAACAGCTCCTGGAGCTTCTGCGGGAACTCGGCGCTGGCGAACTGCAACCCGGCGCCGACGAAGAGCGACATGGCGACCGCGAGCAGGATTCCGACCCATACGGTCGGCATCCAGGCGCCGCGGCCCGTCTGCTTGAGGTAGCTGGCGATCAGGCCGACGATGAGCGCGGCCTCGATGCCCTCGCGCAGCATGATCAGGAAAGGAATTAGCATTGAGACGCACTCGCAAGCTGGGCGCGGAGTCCGCCCTCTGACGGGCTTGGCTCCCGCCTCACTTTAAGAACGACTATCATTCGCATAGGTGAGCGACAATGGAAAGGCGACATAATTTCGCATTTTTAATCAAGACGTTGGCATCGCTCCCCAAAGGATCGGGGTGAGCAGATCGAAAGTTAGGCGTTGCCGGCGCCGGACCCGCTCTCCTCCTGCCCGCCGCCGCTTCAGGTTCTGACCGACAACCCATTGTCCACAAAGAGAGTCTCGCCATTGACGAAGCTGGCTTCCTCGCTGGCCAGGAACAGCACGGCCCGCGCGATCTCGACCGGCTCGCAGATGCGACCCTGCATGTCGATGATGTCGGCCTCGCTCACATTGACCCCGTAGCCGCGCAGCGCATTGATCTCGCGCAATCCGTGGCCGGTCCGGATGAAGCCGGGACAGACGGCGTTGCAGCGGATGTTCTGGTCGCGGTACTCGGTCGCGATCGCCTTGGTGAAGGCGTGGCAGGCGCCCTTGGTCGAGCAGTAGGCGACCTCCATTGGCGTGGCGAGGATGGCCGAAACCGAGGAGGTGTTGACGATCACGCCCTTCCCCTTCTTCAGCATCCCGGGGATCACCGCCCCGGTCATGAAGAACATCGAATGGACGTTGATGTCGAAGAGCCGCTTCCATTCGGCGGTGCTCGTCTCGTGGAACGGCTTCACGATGGTGGTGCCGGCATGGTTGTGCAGCACGTCGACCGGCCCGAAGCGCTCGGCCGCCTGGCGCACGGCGTCCGTGACGGCCTCCTCGCCCGAAACGTCGGCCTCGATCATCAGGGCTTCGGCGCCCGATGCCGTCAACTCCGCCGCCAGGTCGCGACCGGCCTGACCCAGGATATCGACGATCGTGACCTTGGCGCCCTCGGCCGCGAACAGACGCGAGGCCTCGCCGCCCACCCCCGCCGCCCCGCCCGAAACCAGCACGTGACGGCCTTCGAAACGCTTGGAACCCATGACGCTGACGCTCTCCCTTGGATGAACAGACCCCGGTGCCTGTTGGCCCGCGCAAGAGACAATGGCGACCGCCGCGATGGCAATAGCCCATGCCGCGCTTATCCCGTCCCCCCGCATCGCGGGGGAGGGTCAGGAGGGGACTGCTCGCCGACCGATGCCGCGCAGCCCCCTTCCTGACCTTCTCCCTTGCCGGAGGAAAGGACATACCGAAGACCGTCGCTTGATCTGCCGCGGCGGCTCCGTCAGGTTCAGGCTTCATGTATCGGTTCCCCACCACCGCCACGGCCCCCTTCTGCCCCTCCGAAGTCCGCGGCTCGGTCTTCATCGACCCGGGCCTCGCCTTGTGGCGCCGGATGCTGCGCTTCGCGGGGCCAGGGCTGCTGATCTCGGTCGGCTATATGGACCCCGGCAACTGGGCGACCGACATCGCCGCCGGCTCCCAGTTCGGCTACAGCCTGCTCTTCGTCGTGGTGCTCTCGAGCCTCGCGGCCATCCTGCTGCAGACCTTGTGCCTGCGGCTGGGGATCGTGGCCGGCAAGGACCTGGCGCGCGCCTCGCGCGAGCGCTACCGGCCCGCCGTCTCGAACGCGATGTGGGTCTTCGCCGAGATCGCGATCATCGCCTGCGATGTCGCCGAGGTGCTGGGCTGCGCGCTGGCCTTGAAGCTGCTGCTGGGCGTGCCGCTGCCTTGGGGCATCGTGCTGACCGGCCTCGACACGGTGATCGTGCTGGGGCTGCAGGGCCGCGGCTTCCGCCGGCTCGAGGCGATCGTGCTGGGGCTGATCGCCACCATCGGCATCTGCTTCCTGCTGCAGCTCATCCTCATCGGCCCGGACATCGGCGGGATCCTGAGCGGCCTCGTGCCCCGGGTCGCCGCCTTCGAGGATACCGACGCGCTCTACATCTCGATCGGCATCCTCGGCGCCACCGTGATGCCGCACAACCTCTATCTCCATTCCTCGATCGTCCAGACCCGCGTCAGCGGCGAGAGCGCCCCCGCCAAGCGCAACGCGATCCGGCTCGCGACCTTGGACACCGCCGGCTCGCTGGGGCTCGCGCTGCTCGTCAATGCGGCGATCCTGATCCTCGCCGCCGCCGCGTTCCATGCGACCGGCGCCACCACCGTCACCGATATCGAGGATGCCTATCGCCTGCTCGAGCCGATCGCCGGCACGGCTTTCGCGAGCTTCCTGTTCGGGCTGGCGCTCCTCGCCTCGGGCCAGAGCTCGACCTTCACCGGCACCATCGCCGGCCAGGTGATCATGGAGGGTTTCCTCGACCTGAAGATCCCCTGCTATCAGCGCCGGCTGATCACCCGCACGCTGGCCCTGGTGCCGGCGCTCATCGGCGTGCTGACGATGGGCGAGCATGCGGTCGGCCGCCTCCTGGTCTTCAGCCAGGTGGTGTTGAGCGCGCAGCTCCCCTTCGCGATCTTCCCGCTGATCCGCCTCACCAGCGACCGCCGCGTGATGGGAGCCTTCACCAGCCCTCCCCTCCTCGCCGCGACCGCCTGGATTCTCTTTCTTGCCATCACCGCGGCCAATCTCTGGCTGCTGCTGCAGACCGTCGGCCTCGTCTGACGGCGCCCGGCTTCAGGGATGGGCGACGATCAGCTTGAGAGAACCCTCGAAGAAGGGCTGCCTGCGCCAATGGCCGTGCTCCGCGTCCCAGGCGCCGCTCTCGAGATCGCGGCGCAGGCGGGTCTCGAAATCGGCGATGGCCGCCGCGTCGAGAAAGCTCCAGGCCGAGCAGGCCAGCCGCGCCTCGGGATCGAGCAGCCGTTCGGGCCGGCCGTAATAGGCCTCGTTGAAGCCGTCGGTGCAATCCAGCGGGATCGGCACCGGCCAGACCTCGGTGCGCGCGCCCAGGACCCGTGCGATGCGCGGGATCGGCGGGTAGCGGCGGGCCTCGACCGCGATCGCCGCCGGCGCATAGCGATGCAGCCAGAACCGCTCGAGCTCGTCCGGGTCGCAGGTCATGACGACGACCGGTCCCCGCGTGACCCGGCGCATCTCGGCGAGGCCGGCCTCGAGATCGCGCCATTGATGCACGCTGAAGGTCGTCATGGAGGCGTCGAAACGGCCATCCTCGAAGGGCAGCCGCTCGGCGACCGCGTCGATCGCGGGCGGCAGATGCGCCGGCCGCTGCGCCCGCATCGAGGCCGAGGGCTCGACGGCCGTGACCGCGCGATCGGTCGGCTCGTAGGAGCCGGCACCGGCGCCGACATTGAGGACGGATTCCGCATCCTCCAGCGCCGCCACGATCATGGCGGCGATCCGGGGGTCAGGCTGGCGGAAACGCGCATAGCCGCCGCCAATCCGGCCGTAGTCGGCATCGCCGGCACTGCCATCCTGATGTCTCGCCGACAACCGCGTTTCCCCAACCGGCGTTTCAACCGAGCAGAATATTGCCGCACCGGACCGCCACGGGTCCATGCGGGAGGGCGCCGTCAGAAAAGCGTCACAGGATCGAGCCGACAAGGACGCAACGGCACGATCGCGCCCCGTCCGGTCACATCGGCGGCTTGACGCCGTTCTTGCCCGCCGAGATGAAGCGGGCGACGAGCGTCCCGTCCGCATTCTTCTGCGCGAAGATCATGACATGCGTGCCCGGCGTCAGGAGCGAGCGGTCGCCGGGCTCGATATTCACGACCGGCATGCCGTCGGGGATCGCGACCTGTTGCTGGCCATCCTTGTATTTGACCGTGATCATGCGGCCGTTGCTGGTCGCGAGCTCGCCGACAAGGCCGTTGGTCATGCTGCTGTCGGGCGCCAGATCCCAGGGCCGATGCCCGTCGCCGGTCCCCGCCATGTCCGGCGGAAAGACATGCACCTCGAGCGCCTTCAGCGTCCCGTCCCCCTGCGGCACGGCCGTGACGCCGATGTAGCGGCCCGGCTGGATCTCCTCGACGGTGCCGAGCGTGATCGCATGCACGGAGGTCTTCCCGTCGAGCGCCACGTCGAGAACCGTGCCGCCGTTGGTCTCGACCGTCAGGGTGTCGGCGGCGACGGATTTGATCGTGCCGCGAATCCGCGCCGGCGGCGCGTCGTCGGCCCACGCCTGGCTCGCGACCAGCAACAGAACCGCTGCCAAGCCAGATCGCAACAGCGGGCCGAAGATGAAGCGGATCGACGAGTTCCTCATCGGACGATCTCCTGCTTTCGGTGTCATCGGCAAGAATAGAAGGCTCGCGCCGATCGGCGACATTAAAAGTTCCGCAAACCCCTCCCGGTGCCGCCCCCTCCTCGGCCTTCTGCAAAGCCTGCGGCCCCGGTCCCGCGACAACGGCGTCGGTTACCTCTCTGTTCCGACAGGTAGACGGGGGGTGGCTCTCATAGACAATCGGGTCGACTGAATCGGGGCCGGCGCTGACGGATTCGGCCTCGACGGGGGGATTGCGTGGAGGGCTGCATGGCAGCATCGACGGCGCACGGCGACGGCGCCGCTCTCGCGACGGGGCGAAGCCGAGGATCATGCGCGCGAACAGCCGCCGCGACCAGCCATGCCGCGCAAGCCGGTTTCAGGATCGCGTTCTAGGATGCGTGCGACGCGACCTTTCCGCGGCCAGGCCGGGATCCATCATCCCCCAGCTGACGAAGCGCGCCACCGCATGGGCACGATTGACGGCGCCCAGCTTGCGGCGGGCATTGTCGACATGGAACTTCGCGGTCACCTGCGAAATGCCCAGGATCTTGGCGATCTCCCAGTCCGATTTGCCTTCGGCGACATAGGCCAGGCAATCGCGCTCGCGCGGGGTGAGCAGGCTGCCGCCCTCGACCGCCGGCGGCTCGCCGATCTCCATGATGCGTTCCGTCAGCATCAGGCCGGCCATCTGGATCGCCGCCACCTCGTCGGGCGCGAAGCTGTCGTGCGGGAAGCCGAGGTGAAGCGAGGCGACCTTCCGGTCGGGGCCGTAGGCGGTCGAGCAGAGCGCGTCATGCATGCCCGCCTCGCTCATGGCATCCCAGTAGTCGCCGTAGGCGCGGTCGTCGCGGCTCGCGAAATCGGTGAAGCGATAGCGGGTGCGGCCTTCGCGGATCGCACCCAGCAGCGGGTTGCAGTCGAAGCAGATATAGTTGAAGGCCGAGCTTCCCTCCCAGCCGCGCCGCGCGATCCGGCGGATGAAGCCGCCGGCCTTCCAGTGCGTCGCCGAGGTCAGCGGGCCCGACGGCCGGTAATAGATGCGTGTCTGGAGATAAGAGGGGTCGAATGACGAGACGGCCTTGAAGAAGGCTTCGCTCGCGGCAACAGGGGTCGGCGCGGCCAGCACCGGCTCGGCGAGCGCCAACGCGATCGCCAATGGCGTCAACTTGTCCATTCAATCCCCCAGGGCTGGGCCCCCTGAGCCGGCGGCGGGTTTCCCCCTCGGATCGCACCGCCGGACTGTGGGTTCCATTTGCTACGCCAAATGCCGGCCCTTGTTAAGAGCGGCAAACCTTGTGCCCGCGTTTGCGCGAGGCTTCGGAGCGGCCATGAGCCTGCGGCCGGAGAAAATGCCTACTTCGTAGGCACTGGCCGGAAAGCCGTTTCAGCGTCTTGGGGAACATCGCGCCCGGGCGCGACAAAGGTAAATAAGGTGGCGGAGGGGATGGGATTCGAACCCACGATAGGGCTTTAGGGCCCTATAACGGTTTAGCAAACCGCCGCCTTCAGCCACTCGGCCACCCCTCCGCACGACGAGAGGTTTGCCCCGGAAGGGGCCACGGCGTATGCCGGTGCCGTCATAGGGGGTCCCCTCCCCTTTGTCAATTTTTCCACGCATTTCTGCGGTTCTGGCGGGGTGTCGCAGGCCCTCCGGGCGAGCTTTCGGGGGCGCCCGAGATGCCGGCGCGGGGCCGCCCCGCCACCGAGCCGGTTCAGAACTGGAACAGCACGAAATGCAGGAGGGTCCCGTCGCTCACCTGGCCGCTGCCCTGGGTGTCGGCCTGCTTGAAGCGGCGGTTGAGCTCCTCGACCACCTGGTCGCGCTCGACGCTGGTGGCGCCGCGCGGGCCGCCGAGGTCGTGGATCAGCCCGTCGCGGAACTCGTCCTGGCTGATGCTCCCGTCCTGGTTGGTGTCATAGGCGCTGACCGCCTGCGACACCTCGCTCGAGGCCACGGTCCCGTCATGGTTCCGGTCGAGGGTCTGGCGCTCGGCCTCGATCTCGGCGCTGGTCAATGTGCCGTTGTGATCGGTATCGAGCGCGTCGAAGGCGTCGAGACCCGCCTTCATCCACTCCTCCTGCGTCACCACGCCGTTATGGTCGAGGTCGGCCTGGGTGAATTCCGGCGAGGACGGAGGCCCCGGCGTCGCGGTGCAGGCCGCGAGCGCCGACAGCAACGCCCCGCCCAGGAGAAAAGCGGCGGCCTGGAAGCCGCGATGTTTCGACGATGCCATGATGACGGGCCCCCCTCGCCCGCGCCCAAGATTAAGCAGCCCGGCCGGCACCGGCAATCCGGCTTTTAGGGAGAGAGTCTCAGGCCGCGACCGGCGGCATGCGCGCGCTCAGCAGGCGTAGCCAGAGGTAGCCCACGATCGCCGACAGCAGGGAGCCCGCGAAGACGCCGAGGCGGATCGCGGTCGCATGCTCCAGATCCTCGAAGGCGAGCGAGCCGATGAAGAGGCTCATGGTGAAGCCGATCCCGGCCAGCATCGACACGCCGTAGAACGCGCCCCAGGTCAGGCCTTCCGGCCGGCGGCAGAGGCCGATTTTGACGGCGATCCAGCCGACCCCGAAGATACCGATCTGCTTGCCGAGAAAGAGTCCGAGCGCGATCCCCAGCGAGAACGGCTCCACGAGGCTGCCCATCGAGATGCCGGCGAAGGAGACGCCGGCATTGGCAAAGGCGAAGATCGGCATGATCCCGAAGCTGACCCAGGGCAGCAGCATATGCTCGAGCCGTTCCAGCGGCGATTCCGCCTCCTCGCCGCGGCGCGGCGGCCGGATCGGGATGAAGATGGCGACGGTCACGCCCGCCAGGGTCGCATGGACGCCGGACTTGAGATCGCAGACCCAGATGAAGACGCCCAGCAGCAGATAGGGCGCGAGGCGCCGAATGCCGAGGCGATTGAGCGCCAGCAAGCCGAGGATGCCGAGGCCCGCGAGCCCGAGGGAGGCGTAGGAAAGATTGGCGGTATAGAACACGGCGATGATGATGATCGCCCCCAGATCGTCGATGATCGCCAGGGCGAGCAGGAAGATCTTGAGCGCCGCCGGCACGCGCGGCCCCAGCAGCGAGAGCACGCCCATGGCGAAAGCGATATCGGTCGCCGTGGGAATGGCCCAGCCGCGCAGCGCCACGGGATCATGCGCGTTGAGCAGATAGAAGATCAGCGCCGGGAAAGCCATCCCACCCAACGCGCAGTAACCGGGCAACGAAGCCCGATCCCAACTGGACAATTCCCCGACCACCAGCTCCCGCTTGATCTCCAGCCCGACCAGCAGGAAGAAGATCGCCATCAGCCCGTCATTGATCCAGAGCAGCAGCGGCTTGGCGATGATCAGCGCCCCGAATTGCACCACGACTGGCAGGCCCAGCAGCGTGTCGTAGAGGCCGCTCAGCGGCGAGTTGGCGATGATCATCGCGAGCGCCGCCGTCATGACGAGAATGATCCCGCCGGCCGCCTCGAGCCTGAGGAAATCCCGGATCATCGAGACCGGCGAGGACAGTCCTGCCATGGGCGTTCCTTGCAGGCGGCGTCAGGACGATTGCCGGGCAACGGGAGGGGCTCCGCGCCGGCGATAATGCACATTGTCCGGCGAGGTCGTGCCGCCGGTGACGATGAAGGCCATGGCCTGGTCCACGGTCCAGTCGGTGAAGATGATGTCCTTGACCGGCACGATCTCGACATAGCCCGAGGTCGGGTTGGGCGAGGTCGGCACATAGACCGCCGCCAGCTCCTCGCCGCTGTCGATATCGCGGATGATCCGGGTCACCAATCCCACCGCCTTCATGTCCGGCGAAGGGAAATCGATCAGCACCACCTGCTGTCCCTTGGCGCCGCTCTGGTCGATCACGGTCAGGAGCCGCTTGATGCTGCGATAGATGGTCTCGACAAAGGGGATCCGCCCGATCAGCGCCTCGAAGAGATGGATGATCCGCCGGCCGAAGACCCTGGTCGCCGCCCAGCCCAGCAGATAGAGGAAGAGCAGGACGATCACGATGGCGGCCACCGACTGCACGCCGGAATCCAACAGCCAGCTCGACAGGAACGGGTAGCGCTGGCTCAGGCCCAGCGCCAGGGCGTTGGCCCAGGGCCGGCCGACCCGCGAGAGGTTGTCGAAGAGGAACTGCAGGATGAGCCAGGTCAC harbors:
- a CDS encoding Nramp family divalent metal transporter — protein: MYRFPTTATAPFCPSEVRGSVFIDPGLALWRRMLRFAGPGLLISVGYMDPGNWATDIAAGSQFGYSLLFVVVLSSLAAILLQTLCLRLGIVAGKDLARASRERYRPAVSNAMWVFAEIAIIACDVAEVLGCALALKLLLGVPLPWGIVLTGLDTVIVLGLQGRGFRRLEAIVLGLIATIGICFLLQLILIGPDIGGILSGLVPRVAAFEDTDALYISIGILGATVMPHNLYLHSSIVQTRVSGESAPAKRNAIRLATLDTAGSLGLALLVNAAILILAAAAFHATGATTVTDIEDAYRLLEPIAGTAFASFLFGLALLASGQSSTFTGTIAGQVIMEGFLDLKIPCYQRRLITRTLALVPALIGVLTMGEHAVGRLLVFSQVVLSAQLPFAIFPLIRLTSDRRVMGAFTSPPLLAATAWILFLAITAANLWLLLQTVGLV
- the nhaA gene encoding Na+/H+ antiporter NhaA; the encoded protein is MAGLSSPVSMIRDFLRLEAAGGIILVMTAALAMIIANSPLSGLYDTLLGLPVVVQFGALIIAKPLLLWINDGLMAIFFLLVGLEIKRELVVGELSSWDRASLPGYCALGGMAFPALIFYLLNAHDPVALRGWAIPTATDIAFAMGVLSLLGPRVPAALKIFLLALAIIDDLGAIIIIAVFYTANLSYASLGLAGLGILGLLALNRLGIRRLAPYLLLGVFIWVCDLKSGVHATLAGVTVAIFIPIRPPRRGEEAESPLERLEHMLLPWVSFGIMPIFAFANAGVSFAGISMGSLVEPFSLGIALGLFLGKQIGIFGVGWIAVKIGLCRRPEGLTWGAFYGVSMLAGIGFTMSLFIGSLAFEDLEHATAIRLGVFAGSLLSAIVGYLWLRLLSARMPPVAA
- a CDS encoding EF-hand domain-containing protein, with the protein product MASSKHRGFQAAAFLLGGALLSALAACTATPGPPSSPEFTQADLDHNGVVTQEEWMKAGLDAFDALDTDHNGTLTSAEIEAERQTLDRNHDGTVASSEVSQAVSAYDTNQDGSISQDEFRDGLIHDLGGPRGATSVERDQVVEELNRRFKQADTQGSGQVSDGTLLHFVLFQF
- the efeO gene encoding iron uptake system protein EfeO, which produces MASNPPSAQPGRPAPALMRLAIAGAALLVIVAGAAFYFASEGAKRAQTGTAEGALTVTITDATCDPNEITVAAGPSTFTIVNNSSRTVEWEILDGVYVVEERENITPGLSRTMTTKLAPGDYDITCGLLSNPRGKLHVTPSAASAAEAAKPSMTAFIGPLAEYKVFLVMEAGALVTATQQFTDAVKAGDVELAKTLYGPAHTAYKHLEPVADRFADLDTAINARATYFEKQEEDPAFGGFHRLEYGLFARNSAEGLAPVADKLLADVTALQQRVRGLQVPPEKMADSAARLLTKVADSAATGDEDRYSHGDLADFQASLEGSRKIVTLLRPLTEKANPDLAKSLDAAFEATSAKLAGFKPQDQYLSYDRLGEADRKALADQFASLSTEITKLNAALGLE
- a CDS encoding DUF5666 domain-containing protein produces the protein MRNSSIRFIFGPLLRSGLAAVLLLVASQAWADDAPPARIRGTIKSVAADTLTVETNGGTVLDVALDGKTSVHAITLGTVEEIQPGRYIGVTAVPQGDGTLKALEVHVFPPDMAGTGDGHRPWDLAPDSSMTNGLVGELATSNGRMITVKYKDGQQQVAIPDGMPVVNIEPGDRSLLTPGTHVMIFAQKNADGTLVARFISAGKNGVKPPM
- the efeU gene encoding iron uptake transporter permease EfeU, whose amino-acid sequence is MLIPFLIMLREGIEAALIVGLIASYLKQTGRGAWMPTVWVGILLAVAMSLFVGAGLQFASAEFPQKLQELFEAIIGFVAVAVLTSMVFWMRKVSRSIKASLHASVDAALAHSSGQAWALIAMIFFAVAREGVESVFFLLAIFQQSTGSGAPLGALLGVLVAVLLGYGIYVGGVKLNLRRFFRWTGVFVLVVAAGILAGALRSLHEAGIWNHLQTVVFDLSGTLPMDSPVGTVFAGFFGYQDAPSLGAVVAYVLFLAVTLFLFLAPPMARPAVIPSNQPNR
- a CDS encoding SDR family NAD(P)-dependent oxidoreductase — protein: MGSKRFEGRHVLVSGGAAGVGGEASRLFAAEGAKVTIVDILGQAGRDLAAELTASGAEALMIEADVSGEEAVTDAVRQAAERFGPVDVLHNHAGTTIVKPFHETSTAEWKRLFDINVHSMFFMTGAVIPGMLKKGKGVIVNTSSVSAILATPMEVAYCSTKGACHAFTKAIATEYRDQNIRCNAVCPGFIRTGHGLREINALRGYGVNVSEADIIDMQGRICEPVEIARAVLFLASEEASFVNGETLFVDNGLSVRT
- the efeB gene encoding iron uptake transporter deferrochelatase/peroxidase subunit gives rise to the protein MKDRKPNEPASIDSTATSRRRVLIGLGAAGGALTGSLVAGAPAQADNESVTNAPVSDKALERQPFYGLRQAGIVTPRPAAGMVASFDVLAKTPADLVRMFQILTERIAFLTQGGEPPQLDPKLPPADNGILGPVVTPDNLTITASIGASLFDERYGLKPHKPARLIRMTSFRNDALEPSLCHGDLSLQFSSNTPDTNIHALRDIVKKLPDLLLLRWKQEGSVPPILVKPGVPPESARNFLGFRDGSANPSPHDTDMMERIVWVQPDSDEPGWATHGTYQAVRIIRNFVERWDRTPLQEQQAIIGRHKATGAPMQGTTEHDLPDYTNDPEGKLTPLDAHIRLANPRTHGSEANLILRRPFNYSNGVTKSGQLDQGLLFIAYQSDLEKGFITVQKRLDGEPLEEYIKPVGGGFFFTLPGVANERDFLGRTLLEAAGAAQPGN
- a CDS encoding class I SAM-dependent methyltransferase; this encodes MSARHQDGSAGDADYGRIGGGYARFRQPDPRIAAMIVAALEDAESVLNVGAGAGSYEPTDRAVTAVEPSASMRAQRPAHLPPAIDAVAERLPFEDGRFDASMTTFSVHQWRDLEAGLAEMRRVTRGPVVVMTCDPDELERFWLHRYAPAAIAVEARRYPPIPRIARVLGARTEVWPVPIPLDCTDGFNEAYYGRPERLLDPEARLACSAWSFLDAAAIADFETRLRRDLESGAWDAEHGHWRRQPFFEGSLKLIVAHP
- a CDS encoding DUF502 domain-containing protein, with protein sequence MAANQPIRSTGRYLIVGLLTAAPLTVTWLILQFLFDNLSRVGRPWANALALGLSQRYPFLSSWLLDSGVQSVAAIVIVLLFLYLLGWAATRVFGRRIIHLFEALIGRIPFVETIYRSIKRLLTVIDQSGAKGQQVVLIDFPSPDMKAVGLVTRIIRDIDSGEELAAVYVPTSPNPTSGYVEIVPVKDIIFTDWTVDQAMAFIVTGGTTSPDNVHYRRRGAPPVARQSS
- a CDS encoding helix-turn-helix transcriptional regulator; this encodes MDKLTPLAIALALAEPVLAAPTPVAASEAFFKAVSSFDPSYLQTRIYYRPSGPLTSATHWKAGGFIRRIARRGWEGSSAFNYICFDCNPLLGAIREGRTRYRFTDFASRDDRAYGDYWDAMSEAGMHDALCSTAYGPDRKVASLHLGFPHDSFAPDEVAAIQMAGLMLTERIMEIGEPPAVEGGSLLTPRERDCLAYVAEGKSDWEIAKILGISQVTAKFHVDNARRKLGAVNRAHAVARFVSWGMMDPGLAAERSRRTHPRTRS